From the genome of Anabrus simplex isolate iqAnaSimp1 chromosome X, ASM4041472v1, whole genome shotgun sequence, one region includes:
- the LOC136885884 gene encoding F-box/LRR-repeat protein fbxl-1: MASAAKMSARPEKLPAEILLKIFSYCSYSALVTCIPFVCRWWQEVWKDRTLWRCIVYRPICDRARIKYLLKLSPQFHAIDLSSCDLDFSIVETMVQCCQDIHQLCMPMHAFWDYVKSKDTPIFSNIKVLILTLEQHSSNDLEYLGDNLPNLEHLEFQSHFCTKADLIYFLEKKKHKLRTLGLYCITSDGYCVLPLLSVCTNLNTLSLREFCGNVRNRHLESVLQLRNVSSLALQYSSGFFFWGRVPTFTFFPNIVELQLYDYTVVGGDPFRVVAVNCPLLRKLSFHRSSSLQDRSLGNLHYFQKLTSVSILNNHCITDWGMQQLETVPELTYLDVYDCSKLTVECLKIICNFRNLQVLKFDLGHWDSPIDLKAGGDRSLQLNVSDIKNRALHLMFYRWRDLTTFDHLRKENIRVTMLEDKEETLGKSLLL; this comes from the exons ATGGCct CTGCTGCCAAGATGAGTGCGAGGCCAGAAAAGTTGCCTGCAGAGATACTGCTCAAAATATTTTCCTACTGTTCATACAGCGCTTTAGTGACATGCATTCCGTTTGTGTGCCGCTGGTGGCAGGAAGTGTGGAAGGATAGAACTTTGTGGAGGTGCATCGTGTACAGACCAATCTGCGACAGGGCAAGGATAAAATACTTGCTGAAATTGTCTCCCCAGTTTCATGCTATAGATCTATCTAGTTGTGACCTTGATTTTTCTATTGTTGAAACTATGGTTCAGTGTTGTCAGGATATTCATCAACTTTGTATGCCAATGCATGCTTTCTGGGActatgtcaaatcaaaagatactCCCATATTTTCTAATATTAAGGTCCTAATTCTCACCCTAGAACAACATAGTAGCAATGATTTAGAATATCTCGGAGATAATTTACCAAACCTAGAGCATTTAGAGTTTCAAAGTCACTTCTGTACCAAGGCCGATCTTATATATTTCTTAGAGAAAAAGAAACACAAGTTACGCACGTTAGGACTCTATTGCATCACCTCTGATGGGTACTGTGTCCTGCCTCTTTTGTCAGTATGTACAAATTTGAATACCTTGTCCCTGAGAGAATTCTGTGGCAATGTTAGAAACAGACATTTAGAAAGTGTTCTTCAGCTTAGAAATGTATCATCTTTGGCACTTCAGTATTCTTCAGGGTTCTTTTTTTGGGGCCGTGTGCCAACATTTACATTTTTCCCAAATATTGTAGAACTCCAGTTGTACGACTACACCGTTGTAGGCGGTGACCCATTCCGTGTAGTCGCAGTCAACTGCCCGCTACTTAGAAAATTATCGTTCCATCGTTCCTCTTCACTGCAGGATCGTTCTTTAGGAAATCTTCATTATTTTCAGAAGCTCACATCAGTGAGTATTCTGAATAATCATTGTATTACCGATTGGGGAATGCAGCAACTCGAGACAGTGCCAGAACTGACTTACCTTGATGTGTACGACTGCTCGAAGCTCACTGTGGAGTGCTTGAAAATTATTTGTAACTTCAGGAACTTGCAAGTTCTCAAGTTCGATTTAGGGCACTGGGACTCCCCTATTGATCTCAAAGCTGGTGGTGATCGTTCCCTTCAGCTTAATGTCAGTGACATTAAGAACCGGGCCCTTCACCTGATGTTCTATCGCTGGAGGGATTTAACTACATTTGATCACTTGCGGAAGGAGAATATAAGGGTAACTATGCTAGAAGACAAAGAAGAAACTTTAGGTAAATCATTACTCCTTTAG